A single Saccharolobus shibatae B12 DNA region contains:
- a CDS encoding DUF4898 domain-containing protein: MMEHLSVKELESYLDDNLLKLLTKEDIRYIFLINAKIISNFEKFFSMFLPDSVKYFVAISSDLPVKIIKESLIRAKDALEVSCHITSKLPPKSMIVIGLQSVSGRGELKKPSALRT; the protein is encoded by the coding sequence ATCATGGAACACTTAAGTGTTAAAGAACTTGAAAGCTATCTTGATGATAATTTATTAAAGCTTTTAACTAAAGAAGATATAAGATATATATTTCTCATAAATGCAAAAATCATCTCAAACTTTGAAAAATTCTTTAGCATGTTCCTTCCAGACAGTGTTAAGTATTTTGTAGCAATATCTTCTGATTTACCAGTTAAGATAATTAAGGAAAGTTTAATTAGAGCTAAAGATGCACTAGAAGTATCGTGCCATATCACATCGAAACTACCACCGAAATCAATGATAGTAATTGGACTACAATCCGTAAGTGGGAGAGGAGAGTTAAAGAAGCCTTCAGCTTTACGAACCTAA
- a CDS encoding hemerythrin, producing MDIIELLKFEHGIFRIRFYLLEKLSDIWEELETLHNFIVNVHAKMEDLYVFKDMPEARPYSNDHKLIEKYGNTIIKEKRVDWVPRYVKIVLDHNLNEEKYVFPKVKERKGLVLDVIEQYGFENYQKVTGIDIRNF from the coding sequence ATGGATATAATAGAACTACTTAAATTTGAACATGGTATATTTAGAATAAGGTTCTATTTGTTAGAAAAACTTAGTGATATATGGGAGGAATTAGAAACGTTACATAACTTCATAGTTAACGTTCACGCTAAAATGGAGGACCTATATGTCTTTAAGGATATGCCGGAAGCTAGGCCTTACTCAAATGACCATAAACTAATTGAGAAGTACGGTAACACAATAATTAAGGAGAAGAGAGTAGATTGGGTACCCAGATATGTGAAAATAGTGTTGGATCATAACTTAAATGAGGAGAAATACGTCTTTCCCAAGGTAAAAGAAAGAAAAGGTTTGGTCTTAGACGTTATAGAACAGTATGGCTTTGAAAACTATCAAAAAGTTACTGGTATAGATATAAGAAATTTCTAA
- the tfs4 gene encoding transcription factor S4, with the protein MRFCPKCGSLMRVKGNKMVCSKCGYSDHDVEKVILKENINHENDKTIIADGETIEGRVAISLCPRCGSVRAILLNKKKRLYRCMACSFVYTI; encoded by the coding sequence ATGCGTTTTTGTCCTAAATGCGGTTCCTTGATGAGGGTAAAAGGTAACAAAATGGTTTGTAGTAAGTGTGGATATTCTGATCATGATGTAGAAAAAGTGATATTAAAGGAGAATATAAATCATGAAAATGATAAGACAATAATCGCAGATGGTGAAACCATAGAGGGTAGAGTCGCTATCTCGCTCTGTCCTAGATGCGGTTCGGTGAGAGCTATATTGCTTAATAAGAAGAAAAGATTGTATAGGTGCATGGCTTGTAGCTTTGTTTACACTATTTAG
- a CDS encoding DODA-type extradiol aromatic ring-opening family dioxygenase yields MTIGLFISHGSPTILIEENKWKDLLRRVGKEIEEKYKPETIIVSSPHFVSWTETFYIESSEKLECIQDYYGFPDETYKYCYSALNDTELVEEIVKNAEGKLVKDDKWGLDHGAWIPLFYMFPEYKPKVVTISITDNSPESHHEIGEKIRKAVEKLGRKAVFLATGSPTHRLDLFYFKITPKPTKFDVILMDLIKSGEFEKILKISELYPKEYQTAMPEGNLNTLYMLLGYVKPKKAEILGYDTPWPGVSMLAASFYE; encoded by the coding sequence ATGACAATTGGCTTATTTATATCTCATGGTTCTCCTACAATACTGATAGAGGAGAATAAATGGAAGGACTTATTGAGAAGAGTAGGAAAGGAAATTGAGGAGAAGTATAAACCAGAAACGATAATAGTCTCAAGTCCCCATTTCGTCTCATGGACGGAAACCTTCTATATTGAAAGCAGTGAGAAGCTAGAGTGTATTCAGGATTATTACGGTTTCCCAGATGAGACTTATAAATACTGTTATAGCGCGTTAAATGACACTGAATTAGTTGAAGAAATAGTGAAAAATGCTGAGGGAAAATTAGTGAAAGATGATAAATGGGGATTAGATCACGGTGCGTGGATTCCCCTCTTCTACATGTTTCCCGAGTATAAACCAAAAGTTGTGACAATATCAATTACTGACAATTCACCAGAATCACACCATGAAATAGGTGAGAAGATTAGGAAAGCAGTAGAGAAACTTGGAAGGAAAGCAGTGTTTTTAGCCACTGGTTCACCAACTCATAGGTTAGACTTATTTTACTTTAAGATAACTCCTAAACCTACAAAATTCGATGTGATATTAATGGATCTAATAAAATCTGGTGAGTTTGAGAAAATATTAAAAATTAGTGAACTTTATCCTAAGGAGTATCAGACTGCAATGCCTGAGGGAAATTTAAATACTCTATACATGCTCTTAGGGTATGTTAAACCAAAGAAGGCTGAGATACTAGGATATGATACACCTTGGCCCGGAGTTAGTATGTTAGCCGCAAGCTTTTATGAGTAG
- a CDS encoding 4-hydroxyphenylacetate 3-hydroxylase family protein, whose protein sequence is MIRRGTDYIKSIKENLPVVYYEGEIVKDVTEHSAFKIPISTVAKYYDLHWDEKYKEYLRVYNPDVGEETSISFLRPKNKKDLGKLRDGLVKIYDYYRGFFGRSPDYLNLWTMVFYAHAEDYFGKQFGSKFMENAIEIYKEATKRDLFYTHAIVAPMYDRSRPPSQWEDPYIQVGIVEEKPEGVVVRGAAMICTAGPYAEMLWYLPNVRRDSDPRYAIYFSIPTNTKGVKFLSRRGFQPREGGEFEYPISSRFEESDAILVLDNVLVPWERIIFFKKPELIEDLMWHTVQLRGWFNWHFVIQHYSRLKFLAGLAIAIAEAAGTSNFINVQEKIGEILIYVALNEAALYASVERAQELPNITRPDPYISISASHFNMKAVPRANEILRSISAGSSIPIPAGIKDFENPEERKLLDKYMAMKGLDALERVKMFNLLWDVIGSEAGMRYEQYDRFSRGDPTIRWAQTYTEVFKDRKHEFVKLVKDIIDQMPNPKA, encoded by the coding sequence ATGATAAGAAGGGGAACAGATTACATAAAAAGTATAAAGGAAAACCTACCAGTAGTTTACTATGAAGGAGAAATAGTAAAGGATGTTACAGAACATTCAGCATTTAAAATACCGATATCTACTGTTGCGAAATATTATGATCTACATTGGGATGAGAAATATAAGGAGTACCTAAGGGTTTATAATCCTGATGTGGGAGAGGAAACTAGCATAAGTTTTCTAAGACCTAAAAACAAGAAAGATTTAGGCAAATTAAGGGATGGCCTAGTAAAGATATATGATTACTATAGGGGGTTCTTCGGTAGAAGTCCAGACTACCTAAACTTATGGACAATGGTATTCTATGCACACGCTGAGGATTACTTTGGAAAACAGTTTGGTTCAAAGTTCATGGAAAATGCGATTGAAATTTACAAAGAAGCTACAAAGAGGGATTTATTCTATACTCACGCAATTGTGGCCCCAATGTACGATAGATCTAGACCACCTTCTCAATGGGAAGATCCATACATTCAAGTGGGAATAGTTGAGGAAAAACCAGAAGGTGTAGTAGTAAGAGGAGCCGCAATGATATGTACTGCTGGTCCTTATGCGGAGATGTTATGGTATCTACCAAATGTCAGAAGAGATAGTGATCCTAGATATGCAATATACTTCTCTATTCCAACAAACACTAAAGGAGTTAAGTTCTTGTCTAGAAGGGGGTTCCAGCCTAGGGAAGGAGGAGAATTCGAATACCCAATATCTTCTAGATTTGAGGAATCCGATGCAATTTTAGTGTTAGATAACGTCCTAGTTCCTTGGGAAAGGATAATATTCTTCAAGAAGCCTGAGTTAATCGAAGACCTGATGTGGCACACCGTTCAGTTAAGGGGATGGTTTAACTGGCACTTCGTAATTCAACACTATAGCAGGTTAAAGTTCCTTGCTGGTTTAGCTATCGCCATTGCTGAAGCTGCTGGCACCAGTAATTTCATTAACGTTCAAGAAAAGATAGGTGAGATACTGATATATGTCGCTCTAAATGAGGCAGCCCTCTATGCATCAGTTGAAAGAGCCCAAGAATTGCCCAATATTACTAGACCAGATCCCTATATTTCCATTTCAGCTAGTCACTTCAACATGAAGGCAGTTCCTAGAGCAAATGAGATATTAAGGTCAATTAGTGCAGGATCATCAATACCTATACCTGCTGGTATTAAAGATTTTGAAAATCCCGAGGAAAGAAAATTATTGGATAAGTACATGGCAATGAAAGGTCTTGATGCACTAGAAAGAGTTAAGATGTTTAACCTATTGTGGGACGTTATAGGATCTGAAGCAGGGATGAGATATGAACAATATGATAGGTTCAGTAGGGGTGATCCCACAATAAGATGGGCTCAAACTTATACTGAGGTATTCAAGGATAGAAAGCACGAGTTCGTTAAATTGGTTAAGGATATAATCGATCAGATGCCTAATCCTAAAGCTTAA
- the hpaD gene encoding 3,4-dihydroxyphenylacetate 2,3-dioxygenase: protein MISILRTSHVCIRVSDLDKARYFYSELLGFVETEKDGDYIYLRGIEEGQHHSLILKKANSAGLSYIGFRVSKGEELDKAREELENLGHKVRKFREKGVDEALLFESPEGIPILLYYDMEYVGDLRLAFHKHRGVSPVRLAHVNYMVKDLERELEFFKRFMGYYETERFLDKDGNLTVVWLTRRGDSHEIAIAKSSKNVPGFHHETYYVHDVKDVIKAPDILASVGLWDSIERGPGRHGATEGYYIYLRDFDKNRIEFFTNDYVVLDPDKWKPIVWTYDQLRYRSDFWGRPIPQSWLTEWVPVEDISTGQLKGWSE from the coding sequence ATGATCAGCATTTTACGTACATCTCATGTGTGTATAAGAGTTAGCGATTTGGATAAGGCGAGATACTTCTACTCAGAACTCTTAGGATTTGTGGAGACAGAAAAGGATGGCGATTACATTTATTTGAGAGGGATTGAGGAAGGTCAGCATCATAGCTTAATACTAAAAAAGGCCAACTCGGCTGGTTTATCGTATATAGGCTTTAGGGTAAGTAAAGGAGAAGAATTAGATAAGGCCAGAGAAGAATTGGAAAACCTAGGTCATAAGGTTAGGAAATTTAGGGAAAAGGGTGTTGATGAAGCTCTATTATTTGAATCCCCCGAAGGAATCCCAATACTTCTATACTATGACATGGAGTATGTAGGCGATTTAAGATTAGCATTTCATAAGCATAGGGGAGTGAGTCCAGTCAGGTTAGCCCACGTAAATTATATGGTTAAGGACTTGGAGAGAGAATTGGAGTTCTTTAAGAGATTCATGGGTTACTATGAGACAGAGAGGTTCTTGGATAAGGATGGGAATTTGACAGTAGTGTGGTTAACTAGAAGAGGGGATTCACACGAAATAGCAATAGCGAAGTCAAGTAAAAACGTTCCGGGATTTCACCATGAGACGTATTATGTTCATGATGTAAAAGATGTCATTAAAGCCCCAGATATTCTAGCCTCAGTGGGATTGTGGGATAGTATAGAAAGGGGTCCCGGTAGACATGGCGCAACTGAGGGGTATTATATTTACTTGAGAGATTTTGATAAAAATAGAATTGAGTTCTTCACCAACGATTACGTGGTTCTGGATCCAGATAAGTGGAAACCAATAGTTTGGACCTATGATCAATTAAGGTATAGAAGTGATTTTTGGGGAAGGCCAATTCCTCAATCTTGGTTAACTGAATGGGTTCCCGTGGAGGATATTTCCACGGGTCAATTAAAGGGGTGGTCTGAATGA
- a CDS encoding flavin reductase family protein: protein MSETIRNIMRLFPLGIVVVTTKWSDNLVGMTVNTFNSLSLNPPLVMFTADKTKGNDVPFIESNGFIVNFVDEEKIFNTFAFKPVKERFKEVKFFEGLDGMPVLADSYAYMEVKKYKTIDIGDHTIVVGEVINGKVVRDNFSPLVYYNRNYWKLCR, encoded by the coding sequence ATGAGCGAGACGATAAGGAATATAATGAGATTATTTCCGCTAGGAATAGTAGTAGTTACAACTAAATGGAGTGATAATTTAGTAGGAATGACGGTCAACACATTTAATTCCCTTTCTTTAAATCCACCATTAGTTATGTTTACCGCAGATAAAACCAAGGGTAATGATGTACCTTTTATCGAGAGTAATGGTTTTATAGTAAATTTTGTCGATGAGGAAAAAATCTTCAATACATTTGCCTTTAAGCCCGTAAAGGAGAGATTCAAGGAGGTAAAGTTCTTCGAAGGTTTAGATGGAATGCCCGTATTGGCTGACAGTTACGCTTACATGGAAGTTAAGAAGTATAAGACTATTGATATTGGTGATCACACCATTGTAGTTGGTGAGGTAATTAATGGAAAGGTTGTTAGAGATAATTTTTCACCCTTAGTCTATTACAATAGAAATTATTGGAAGTTATGTAGATAA
- a CDS encoding MFS transporter, translated as MKLRSKNFPEILGIGALLALIGLLLRFSLPESPRWLISKGKLTEAERIVEVMEKKATSKLGNLPPLPNIIQPYIAERYSYLDALKTIFSSSLYIKRFGILVSMWLFGYMTVYTLAAGLTSILASLGFAPPEAGMIAAIGVIGFILVPITTFFVGDRLERKTWTVISVIFTIIGGLLIAIAGTNVALSFLGSIILFYGFNLWVPTSYAWTAESFPTRARSTGFALCDGVGHIGGGIGIIAISSFIGSLIASGVTTTLAIEVFLLIALFQVISTIIAIAIGHRSANKRLDEVSP; from the coding sequence ATAAAATTGAGGTCTAAGAACTTTCCGGAAATACTAGGGATAGGTGCTTTATTGGCTTTAATAGGATTGCTCTTAAGGTTTAGCTTACCCGAATCTCCAAGATGGTTAATATCAAAGGGTAAATTAACTGAAGCTGAAAGGATAGTTGAGGTGATGGAGAAGAAGGCTACTAGCAAGTTAGGTAATCTCCCACCATTACCCAATATAATTCAGCCTTATATTGCAGAGAGGTATTCCTATTTAGATGCATTAAAGACCATATTTAGTTCCTCACTTTATATAAAGAGGTTTGGAATACTTGTCTCAATGTGGTTATTTGGTTATATGACCGTCTATACCTTGGCAGCTGGTTTAACATCTATATTAGCCTCACTAGGATTTGCTCCACCAGAAGCTGGAATGATTGCGGCAATAGGTGTTATAGGTTTCATATTAGTTCCTATAACAACCTTCTTTGTTGGAGATAGACTTGAAAGAAAGACGTGGACAGTCATTTCAGTAATCTTCACAATAATTGGGGGATTATTAATAGCTATAGCTGGTACTAACGTAGCATTATCTTTCCTAGGATCTATAATTCTCTTTTATGGTTTTAATTTATGGGTTCCAACATCATACGCTTGGACTGCTGAGAGTTTTCCGACTAGGGCTAGGAGTACTGGTTTCGCCTTATGTGACGGTGTAGGTCATATAGGGGGTGGGATAGGGATCATTGCAATTTCCTCTTTCATAGGTTCTCTGATAGCTTCTGGGGTCACTACAACTTTGGCAATAGAGGTGTTTTTGCTAATAGCCTTATTCCAAGTAATTTCAACAATAATTGCAATAGCAATAGGACATAGGTCTGCCAATAAGAGATTGGATGAGGTTTCACCCTAA
- a CDS encoding helix-turn-helix domain-containing protein — MPFTAYTINLEVYPHKNYLRSRILIDSMENKVISNLMKTHRSVVKVIKVDKFKGGTYVDFLNKYKGSIAGVLYDKEVLILGNLIEGKDEKWSFVTSSKNLREILTEIESLGKVKRVETTDFNPILYPNLTEWEKKVLTVSYSYGYLDYPRRATADELAKLLGISKVTFLYHLRNAQRKLIAFSIKSILA; from the coding sequence ATGCCATTTACCGCATATACTATTAATTTAGAAGTTTATCCACATAAGAACTATTTAAGGAGCAGGATTCTTATCGATTCAATGGAAAATAAGGTTATATCAAACTTAATGAAAACACACAGAAGCGTTGTAAAGGTTATAAAGGTAGATAAATTTAAGGGGGGAACTTATGTGGATTTTCTAAATAAATACAAGGGATCAATAGCTGGGGTCCTCTACGATAAGGAAGTGTTGATTCTGGGTAATCTCATAGAAGGTAAAGACGAAAAATGGTCATTTGTAACTTCCAGTAAAAATCTTCGAGAGATTCTTACTGAGATCGAAAGTTTAGGAAAGGTGAAAAGAGTGGAGACAACTGACTTTAACCCAATTCTCTACCCTAATCTGACTGAATGGGAAAAGAAAGTGCTTACGGTATCCTATTCCTATGGTTATTTAGACTATCCCAGAAGAGCAACTGCCGATGAATTAGCTAAGCTACTAGGAATAAGTAAAGTAACGTTCCTCTATCATTTGAGAAATGCCCAAAGGAAGTTAATTGCGTTTTCCATAAAAAGCATTTTAGCTTAA
- a CDS encoding AMP-binding protein: MSWKIYSLDQIRALAKFSMENPDTFWRDKANYITWFRQPEKILEGEPPYEKWFVGGTTNISYNAIDRHLPDKKDKVAFYWTNEKLDSFRSISFQDLYQEVNKAAYVLSELGVKKGDTVSMLMPNIPEAVYFSLASHRLGAILIIHYVGLSEETLAYRFNDCGSKVLIVASRTFRNGNEIRIKDFVDKVLESHTTPIQKVLAVPRGYSDFNVNGKRDVVYDDVKPKGKVYVKPVEVEANEPATVYYTSGTTGRPKGLYHSNGGYVIALNWAFKAIFNPTENDVWWTVSELGWPVWPMANLYTIPVMGIPGVLFEGYVGYKRDLFSRVIERYNVSLVWSSTTTLYTLKSLGEESVKGGDTSSLRMILNTGEPLNVGAWMWLNQNLPHVKIADAYWMTEHLSPVGATPYGIGEIPFKAGSAGIQFPGGTYFLIVDDEGKPLPPKQKGYIVLKPLNPALAKMWNDPNYEKIKEKYWSRFPGYFYTGDYGYVDEDGYLFVLGRADDVIRAEGERIGTLEVESVIVTHPNVAEAAVIGQGGNIIAFVVPRQGVEVGDTLRNDIKNYCRNAGYIVDKVVFVKRLPKTKSGKIMRRLLKAILANENPGDISTLDDMRIMEELKEALKSLS; the protein is encoded by the coding sequence ATGAGCTGGAAAATATATTCTCTAGATCAGATTAGAGCATTGGCTAAATTCTCCATGGAAAATCCAGATACCTTCTGGCGGGATAAGGCTAATTACATAACTTGGTTTAGGCAACCAGAGAAAATACTTGAGGGAGAACCACCGTACGAGAAGTGGTTCGTTGGAGGAACCACAAATATATCCTATAACGCTATAGATAGGCATTTACCAGATAAGAAAGATAAGGTAGCATTTTATTGGACCAATGAGAAATTAGATAGTTTTAGGTCAATATCCTTTCAAGATCTTTATCAAGAGGTAAACAAGGCAGCCTATGTCTTAAGTGAATTGGGGGTGAAAAAAGGCGATACGGTATCTATGCTAATGCCTAATATACCAGAAGCTGTATACTTCTCCTTAGCATCACATAGACTGGGGGCAATTCTAATAATACATTATGTAGGGTTGAGCGAGGAAACACTGGCATATAGGTTTAATGATTGCGGTTCAAAAGTATTGATTGTTGCCTCAAGGACGTTTAGGAATGGAAATGAGATAAGAATTAAGGATTTTGTGGATAAAGTTTTGGAATCTCATACTACACCTATACAGAAAGTCTTGGCAGTGCCGAGGGGGTATTCAGATTTTAATGTTAATGGGAAAAGGGATGTTGTGTATGATGATGTGAAACCTAAAGGGAAAGTTTACGTTAAACCAGTGGAAGTTGAGGCTAACGAGCCAGCAACAGTTTATTACACGTCTGGAACTACGGGAAGACCTAAGGGATTATACCATAGTAATGGAGGGTATGTGATAGCACTCAATTGGGCTTTTAAGGCAATATTTAACCCAACAGAGAATGACGTTTGGTGGACTGTTTCAGAATTAGGTTGGCCAGTATGGCCAATGGCAAATTTATACACAATACCAGTAATGGGAATACCTGGTGTGCTTTTTGAGGGATATGTTGGTTATAAAAGGGATCTATTCTCGAGGGTAATTGAGAGATATAATGTAAGCCTAGTTTGGAGTTCTACCACAACTCTTTATACTCTCAAGAGTTTAGGAGAGGAGTCAGTTAAGGGCGGAGATACATCAAGCTTAAGAATGATTCTTAATACAGGAGAACCTTTAAACGTTGGAGCGTGGATGTGGTTAAATCAGAATCTTCCTCATGTTAAGATAGCTGATGCGTACTGGATGACCGAGCATTTATCGCCAGTTGGTGCAACTCCTTACGGAATCGGCGAAATTCCCTTCAAGGCAGGTTCCGCTGGTATACAATTCCCAGGAGGAACATATTTCTTAATTGTTGATGATGAGGGAAAACCATTACCTCCTAAGCAAAAGGGTTATATAGTGTTAAAACCGCTTAACCCAGCCTTAGCTAAAATGTGGAATGATCCCAATTACGAGAAGATAAAGGAGAAGTATTGGTCTAGGTTCCCAGGGTACTTCTACACTGGAGATTACGGTTATGTTGATGAGGATGGATATCTGTTCGTGTTGGGAAGAGCTGATGATGTAATAAGAGCTGAAGGGGAGAGGATAGGAACACTTGAAGTTGAAAGTGTAATAGTAACTCATCCCAACGTGGCCGAAGCTGCCGTAATAGGTCAAGGCGGTAACATTATAGCGTTTGTAGTCCCAAGACAAGGGGTTGAGGTTGGTGACACACTCAGAAATGACATTAAGAACTATTGTAGGAACGCTGGTTACATAGTTGATAAAGTAGTGTTTGTGAAGAGACTGCCTAAAACCAAAAGCGGGAAGATAATGAGAAGGCTACTAAAGGCTATCCTAGCTAACGAGAATCCCGGTGATATATCAACATTGGACGATATGAGGATAATGGAGGAACTTAAGGAAGCGTTGAAGAGCTTAAGCTAA
- a CDS encoding acyl-CoA dehydrogenase family protein, with protein sequence MSEKELFIESLREFLKRDVEKIATKIDKEDYYPRDLVKKLGELGFLIPLTNGLSHYDMMIILEEIAKVSGSLALIADAQGELAGEMIRLYADERQRKEFLEPMSKGEMIGSFALTEPSGGSDIGSMKTFAEKRNGLWRIKGHKMWITQGLYADIFVTVTRTGSSRHDLSVFIVPRGNCVETRKIEVMGNRGTGTAEVIFHDCEVSNDYIVGEVNNGWNMVNSVLEIGRLAISGIAIGLAESALEEALRWARSRTAFGNSIYDFQGIRWYFADSVAKLNAVKSMAKDVSSKFDENSKDKGVYVAMLKLLSAIIANEIVDISLQVFGGMGYAKGTTIERIYRDARLLRIGEGTDEVQRHIIAKYIERYGIPYI encoded by the coding sequence ATGAGCGAAAAAGAACTTTTTATAGAATCACTGAGGGAATTCCTCAAAAGAGATGTTGAAAAAATAGCAACTAAAATAGACAAAGAAGATTACTACCCTAGAGATTTGGTTAAGAAACTCGGAGAGCTAGGCTTTCTAATCCCTTTAACTAATGGACTTTCACACTACGATATGATGATAATTTTAGAAGAAATTGCCAAGGTTAGCGGGTCCTTAGCGTTAATTGCTGACGCTCAAGGAGAATTGGCCGGCGAAATGATTAGATTATATGCAGACGAAAGACAAAGGAAGGAGTTTCTAGAGCCGATGAGTAAGGGAGAGATGATAGGTAGTTTTGCCCTAACTGAACCTTCTGGTGGAAGTGATATAGGCTCCATGAAGACTTTCGCTGAGAAAAGAAATGGATTATGGAGAATAAAAGGACATAAGATGTGGATAACTCAAGGACTTTACGCTGATATTTTCGTCACAGTTACGAGAACTGGCTCATCTAGGCATGATTTATCCGTTTTCATAGTGCCTAGGGGTAATTGCGTTGAGACTAGAAAAATAGAAGTCATGGGTAATAGGGGAACTGGAACCGCTGAGGTAATCTTTCACGATTGTGAAGTGTCAAACGATTATATAGTTGGAGAAGTAAATAATGGGTGGAATATGGTAAATTCAGTACTAGAGATAGGGAGACTTGCTATATCTGGGATTGCAATAGGTTTGGCTGAGTCTGCGTTGGAAGAAGCTCTTAGGTGGGCTAGATCTAGAACTGCGTTTGGAAATTCCATTTATGATTTTCAAGGGATAAGATGGTACTTCGCCGATTCCGTAGCTAAACTCAACGCGGTAAAATCAATGGCTAAGGATGTTAGTAGTAAGTTTGATGAGAATTCAAAGGATAAGGGAGTTTACGTCGCAATGTTAAAACTATTATCAGCAATTATCGCTAACGAAATAGTCGATATCTCCTTGCAAGTATTTGGTGGTATGGGCTACGCTAAGGGAACCACTATTGAACGAATATATCGTGACGCCAGATTACTTAGGATAGGTGAGGGAACTGATGAAGTGCAAAGACACATTATTGCTAAGTATATTGAACGGTATGGAATACCGTATATTTAG
- a CDS encoding thiolase domain-containing protein: MGTFLNRITIIGIGWFGFRPTTPEVSFREMVFEAASRAYKDAGNINPRNDVDSFISCQEDFWEGISISDEFAPDQMGGAMRPTMTVAGDSLQGLAHAVMHINSGVANVVSIEAHSKVSDILTFSDLVKFAMDPIYVRSINPPNFHFIAGLDAVKFMQRKGITREDLALVVEKNKKAGLSSPRASYASNISAEDVLKKDYVVYPLSELDIAPFVDGAIVIVVADEEVAKKLKKDDYLVIKGLGFATDSSNLETAELGKANYMRIASDMAYRMAGIESPRRYFDAVFVDDRYSYKELQHLEGLRVSEEPSKDLREGNLSPQGEIPVNPLGGHMAKGVPLEASGFSLLLDAIDYIKQGKGERALVASWRGIPTLTGSVVVVEKP; encoded by the coding sequence TTGGGGACTTTTTTGAATCGAATTACCATAATAGGCATAGGTTGGTTCGGCTTTAGGCCCACAACTCCAGAAGTCTCATTTAGAGAGATGGTTTTCGAGGCTGCGTCTAGGGCATATAAGGATGCGGGAAATATAAATCCTAGAAATGATGTAGACTCTTTTATATCCTGCCAAGAGGACTTCTGGGAGGGAATATCAATATCAGACGAATTCGCGCCAGACCAAATGGGAGGAGCAATGAGACCAACCATGACTGTAGCTGGAGACTCGCTTCAAGGATTAGCTCACGCTGTAATGCATATTAATTCCGGTGTAGCTAACGTAGTGTCAATTGAAGCCCATTCCAAGGTAAGCGACATACTAACGTTTAGTGACTTGGTGAAATTCGCAATGGATCCCATATACGTTAGATCCATTAATCCACCAAATTTCCATTTTATTGCAGGGTTAGATGCTGTAAAGTTCATGCAAAGAAAAGGGATAACAAGGGAAGACTTAGCATTAGTAGTGGAAAAGAATAAGAAAGCTGGTCTATCATCTCCTAGAGCGTCTTATGCTAGTAATATATCAGCTGAAGACGTGTTAAAGAAAGATTACGTAGTTTACCCTCTTAGTGAGTTGGATATAGCGCCTTTTGTTGATGGAGCAATAGTTATAGTAGTTGCTGATGAGGAAGTTGCTAAAAAGCTGAAAAAAGACGATTATCTAGTAATCAAGGGACTGGGATTCGCAACTGATTCCTCAAACCTAGAAACTGCAGAGCTAGGAAAGGCAAACTACATGAGGATAGCCTCTGATATGGCATATAGAATGGCTGGAATTGAGTCGCCTAGAAGGTATTTTGATGCTGTTTTCGTTGATGATAGATACAGTTACAAAGAATTACAGCACTTGGAGGGATTGAGAGTTTCTGAGGAACCATCAAAGGACTTAAGGGAGGGAAATCTCTCTCCTCAAGGAGAAATTCCAGTAAATCCATTAGGTGGGCATATGGCTAAGGGAGTTCCTTTAGAAGCTTCAGGTTTTTCATTACTGTTAGACGCAATAGATTATATTAAGCAAGGGAAAGGTGAAAGGGCACTTGTCGCGTCTTGGCGTGGAATTCCCACTCTTACCGGATCAGTTGTGGTGGTGGAAAAGCCATGA